One Sediminibacillus dalangtanensis genomic region harbors:
- a CDS encoding ArsR/SmtB family transcription factor, giving the protein MMKSDRCEIYCYNEETVNRVKNNINSEDITGIVKLFKIMADENRAKIIFALSQEKELCVCDVANIIDTSVATASHHLRSLRKMGLATYRKQGKLAFYSLESESMVQLLVQSFTRKEGVMANGR; this is encoded by the coding sequence ATAATGAAGTCAGATCGCTGTGAAATTTATTGTTATAACGAAGAAACAGTTAATCGGGTGAAAAATAACATAAACAGCGAAGATATTACCGGAATAGTGAAATTATTTAAAATAATGGCGGATGAAAACCGGGCTAAAATTATTTTTGCTTTATCACAGGAGAAAGAGCTTTGTGTTTGCGATGTGGCCAATATCATTGATACTTCCGTGGCAACCGCTTCCCATCATTTGAGGAGCTTGCGGAAAATGGGGCTGGCAACATACCGAAAGCAAGGAAAGCTTGCGTTTTATTCACTAGAGAGTGAATCAATGGTTCAATTACTAGTCCAGTCATTTACCCGTAAAGAAGGGGTGATGGCAAATGGACGATAA
- a CDS encoding heavy metal translocating P-type ATPase yields the protein MDDKHIKEDEKKIYRIQGFTUAGCAGKFETNVKHLDGVSDATVNFGAAKLTVYGDTSIEQLEQAGSFENLKVMEEHERFNQRQPSFWKQEENLRVLMAFLFLAAAWTTGNMEIDQGFIPVVLYGLSILTGGYKLLIQGLKNLAAFQFDMRTLMTVAVIGAAAIGEWGEAAVVVILFAVSEALESYSMDKARESIQSLLDIAPKQALIRRDGQEISVSVDDIQVKDLMLVKPGQKLAMDGIVVKGSSTVNQAAITGESIPAYKETGSTVYAGTMNEDGYMEVEVTKRAKDTTLAKIIHLVEEAQAERAPSQAFIDKFAAWYTPVIILFALILAVVPPLFLGNWHDWLYRGLAVLVVGCPCALIVSTPVSIVTAIGHAAKHGVLIKGGVYLEKAGALSVIAFDKTGTLTKGVPEVTDIVPISEHTEKEILLMAAALEKNSGHPLAAAVTRKADRDFLEYRSLPVEGFYSMTGQGVKASVKGTEYYLGSPKLFADSVQSSRQLSDRILAMQKSGKTVLVLGTGQDVIGLLAVADGIRESSKASIGKLQASHIKTVMVTGDNSETARAIAEQLGIDDVQAERMPEEKLEYIKRLQKKQDVAMVGDGINDAPALAASSVGIAMGGAGTDTALETADIALMADDLEKLPFTMKLSRKTLQIIKQNISFALLIKLVALLLVIPGWLTLWMAIFADMGATLIVTLNGLRLLRVKD from the coding sequence ATGGACGATAAGCACATAAAGGAAGATGAAAAAAAGATTTATCGAATACAAGGTTTTACCTGAGCTGGCTGTGCCGGAAAGTTCGAAACGAACGTTAAACACCTGGATGGTGTTTCAGATGCAACCGTTAATTTTGGCGCTGCTAAACTGACAGTTTATGGAGATACTTCTATTGAACAATTAGAACAGGCAGGATCGTTTGAGAATTTAAAAGTGATGGAAGAGCATGAACGGTTTAACCAGCGGCAGCCATCCTTCTGGAAACAGGAAGAAAACCTTCGAGTTCTGATGGCCTTCCTTTTTCTTGCTGCTGCCTGGACTACAGGAAATATGGAGATAGACCAAGGGTTCATCCCGGTTGTTTTATATGGTTTATCGATTCTGACAGGTGGATATAAACTGCTCATCCAAGGGTTGAAGAACCTGGCTGCTTTTCAGTTTGACATGCGCACATTAATGACTGTAGCAGTGATTGGGGCAGCTGCAATCGGTGAATGGGGCGAGGCAGCAGTGGTCGTCATCCTGTTTGCGGTGAGTGAAGCATTGGAATCCTATTCGATGGATAAAGCGCGAGAGTCGATTCAATCCCTGTTGGACATAGCGCCTAAGCAGGCACTAATCAGAAGGGACGGACAGGAAATCTCTGTTTCTGTTGATGATATTCAAGTGAAAGACTTGATGCTGGTTAAGCCGGGACAAAAGCTCGCGATGGATGGAATAGTCGTAAAAGGGAGTTCCACTGTCAATCAGGCGGCTATAACTGGAGAATCTATACCGGCCTACAAAGAAACAGGAAGTACGGTATATGCCGGGACTATGAATGAAGATGGTTATATGGAAGTCGAAGTGACAAAACGGGCAAAGGATACGACACTTGCGAAGATCATTCATTTAGTGGAAGAGGCGCAAGCCGAACGGGCTCCCTCCCAGGCATTTATTGACAAATTTGCCGCCTGGTACACACCGGTGATCATTTTGTTTGCCTTGATACTCGCAGTCGTTCCTCCTCTGTTTTTGGGGAATTGGCACGATTGGCTATACAGAGGGCTCGCTGTTTTGGTAGTCGGTTGTCCATGTGCGTTGATTGTATCCACTCCTGTTTCCATCGTAACGGCGATTGGACACGCTGCAAAACATGGAGTACTCATAAAGGGCGGGGTTTATTTGGAAAAAGCAGGTGCCCTGTCGGTAATTGCTTTTGATAAAACGGGAACGCTGACAAAAGGAGTTCCAGAAGTGACCGATATCGTGCCTATTTCGGAGCACACGGAAAAAGAGATATTGCTTATGGCAGCTGCATTGGAAAAAAACTCCGGCCATCCGTTGGCGGCCGCGGTAACTCGTAAGGCGGACAGAGACTTTTTAGAATATCGCAGCCTGCCAGTAGAAGGATTTTATTCGATGACCGGGCAAGGAGTAAAAGCTTCCGTAAAAGGTACGGAATATTATTTAGGCAGTCCGAAATTATTTGCGGATAGCGTGCAATCATCCCGGCAGCTTTCCGATCGAATCCTGGCCATGCAGAAGAGCGGAAAAACTGTTCTTGTTTTGGGTACTGGTCAAGATGTGATTGGTCTGCTTGCTGTTGCCGATGGTATAAGGGAATCAAGTAAGGCTTCTATTGGAAAACTTCAAGCTTCTCATATTAAGACAGTAATGGTGACAGGAGACAATTCAGAAACGGCCAGAGCGATTGCCGAACAGTTGGGTATCGACGACGTACAGGCTGAACGGATGCCGGAGGAAAAGCTGGAATATATTAAACGCTTGCAGAAGAAACAGGATGTTGCCATGGTCGGAGATGGCATCAATGATGCGCCTGCTTTAGCTGCTTCCTCGGTAGGTATCGCCATGGGAGGTGCGGGAACAGACACAGCTCTTGAGACAGCAGATATTGCGTTGATGGCAGATGACTTGGAAAAACTTCCGTTTACCATGAAATTAAGCAGGAAAACATTGCAAATTATTAAACAAAATATTTCTTTCGCATTACTGATCAAGCTTGTCGCCCTGCTATTGGTTATCCCCGGTTGGTTAACACTATGGATGGCCATTTTTGCAGATATGGGTGCTACCTTGATTGTGACCTTGAACGGCCTCCGTCTGCTCAGGGTAAAAGATTAG
- a CDS encoding GNAT family N-acetyltransferase yields MFTYQVDEEVELKLMELSDAEELFALTDSSREYLREFLRWVDGTTRKEDTQAFIQSGLQQFADNKSLTTAILYQGKIAGVIGFHEINWNNKSASIGYWLGENHQGKGIMSRSVKALTSYGFARLDLNRIEIRAAAENVKSRAIPEKLGFTKEGCIRQAERLYDHFVDHVVYGMLAAEWPHEYKKNT; encoded by the coding sequence GTGTTTACTTATCAGGTGGATGAAGAAGTAGAATTAAAATTGATGGAATTAAGCGATGCTGAGGAGCTGTTTGCGTTGACAGACAGTTCCCGTGAGTACTTACGGGAGTTTTTGCGCTGGGTCGATGGGACAACCAGGAAAGAGGATACGCAAGCATTCATTCAGTCAGGCTTACAGCAGTTCGCAGATAACAAGAGCCTTACAACCGCCATTCTCTATCAAGGGAAGATCGCAGGAGTGATCGGTTTTCACGAAATCAATTGGAACAACAAAAGTGCTTCCATTGGCTATTGGCTGGGAGAAAATCATCAAGGTAAGGGGATAATGAGCAGATCGGTAAAAGCATTGACCAGTTATGGTTTCGCCAGACTTGATTTAAACCGTATCGAAATCCGGGCTGCAGCGGAGAACGTGAAGAGCAGGGCGATACCGGAAAAATTGGGATTTACCAAAGAAGGATGTATCAGACAAGCAGAGCGGCTGTACGACCATTTTGTCGACCATGTTGTATACGGCATGCTTGCTGCAGAATGGCCACATGAATATAAAAAGAACACATGA